From Scophthalmus maximus strain ysfricsl-2021 chromosome 14, ASM2237912v1, whole genome shotgun sequence, one genomic window encodes:
- the znf142 gene encoding zinc finger protein 142 isoform X3 has protein sequence MQVDDLFHRYKALWKRVQQAAPSRERQPGSYKCSQCSETFSKPRALKHHFNVTHSGPNPEGLFPCTEPGCHFSSTDHHEYQAHLMSTHCLTLVPCTFRSCKVLLPTQSEMERHLCGHMPFGCFQCQFVSGNAKELRDHLLEHNHFPSCVQAKETTPTTVGTSGNYQPQVSDRPKRKLNSHRACASSSPGDGCMEQPERDGHNNKRVRKAVKRDNPPAVDTAPSKSKGYVAEGAEHVYRTHTCPTCRRCFKMRSHLQEHLHLHFPDPSLQCPTCKHNFTSKSKLRIHRLREAGEKLHCCHLCEYSAVERNAIRRHLVSMHADEAQDGIKSQSYPCPTCGQSFRQSRSLKAHMKMHNILTASKPVACFQEACCFQSSLRKELLRHAVEVHGVEAVECRHHACGAIFHKETDMESHYRTHLAYHCSQCDFSSSNKTLFLQHQRHGHPGTDQLCCNFCSFVTFNPVEFEKHIGHLHANEKIHRCSQCSYVTSHKRGLNRHMLMHSGEKPHKCSLCDFRCRDESYLSRHMLTHSDNKNFMCAECGYVTKWKHYLNVHMRKHAGDLRYQCDQCPYRCHRMDQLNSHKLRHQAKSLMCEICAYACKRKYELRNHMLAKHAGEERQPAVHKCKYCTYTTCYRQALQNHENCKHTRLKEFCCALCFYSSFSSISLFLHKRKAHGYVPGDKAWLENYAAKERERNSTECVEDFYNKHSAAREQSEQYTERQRSSRREQSGIPGASKEMVSESEAVDKVNVLDESPNEVVNEGVSDSPEEYCTLILTTLSTTDCQTFSLQNVEENCAKNTPRTATSDTTQEKADVYTSTSSSEEDNVALNPEQCEPCDLDDSYQPLNNSTGQSVEPRKCQTPEVESDGETISSVLPPLQNQPFDSEVRLKAMKKHDKDQAEAMVLDGRVQMLVVQTKDVYRCDLCPFVTFKEMALKHHSQTLCHRKIKKHTCQACGAQFKQRRGLNSHLAKKCPALPWKTRTFGGISKIRPAAEESSDLGKEGSTVPEGTNSDQTELSLQNLVSTDSNDQEIHQQEEEVGSSHLTISAGKPRSKTQLSKLVKKQLVSRNKDKGMSLQKKSLYMKTDGKFKCKLCTFSSVRLASVERHLATCQKTFRKVESQILSEVDGECDSESVTSKEDLVDGCNARTQKKLKTVSNPSCALKCCQETADSHEKRGCTAHKPKPLYCLHCTFTCKQKRCMAQHVALKHGGVRPHSCRYCPFATTRRYRLEEHESLHTGIGRHTCDVCAKTFGGVTKLRQHKMRIHDKQPTHFCSLCDFSGYTLDDIRRHKLRCHTGELKHACADCDACFSSEIALRNHCKRVHQHQVQFLCELCDYTCSSKVILKTHQQSKHRQVKCATCHKAFLTKENLEIHLRTHLAHRCQLCPFATKTRQLLAQHLATEHDDGPAEDKPLRCSTCQFACWHQLVLEQHLRSHGGRRLYKCRDCVYSTRNKQKITWHIRIHTGEKPYSCEQCSYNCTDPSRLKLHMRVHQEEMKYLCPECGYKCKWATQLKYHMSKHTGEKPYACDDCDYRTNRADALRTHRDTKHCDIRTYVCEKCGKAFKTSFILKTHQRQHSDDRPYTCGLCHKAFRWPAGLRHHYLSHTKQKPFGCRHCAYRAKQKFQVVKHLQRHHPEMSVQQGVVRDSEAVSLTLKKALQGTLDDRAAGVEEEGKATAGAAVVAVEVVNTGRDNGT, from the exons ATGCAAGTTGATGATCTGTTTCACAGATACAAAGCGCTGTGGAAACGCGTGCA GCAGGCCGCTCCATCCCGTGAAAGACAACCAGGCAGCTACAAATGCTCTCAGTGCAGTGAGACCTTTTCCAAGCCGCGAGCTCTGAAACACCACTTCAATGTCACTCACAGTGGACCCAACCCTGAAGGCCTGTTCCCCTGCACAGAGCCAGGCTGCCACTTCAGCAGCACAGACCACCATGAATATCAAGCCCACTTGATGTCCACACACTGCCTCACTCTTGTTCCTTGCACCTTCCGGTCCTGCAAAGTGTTGCTGCCCACTcagagtgagatggagagacacTTGTGTGGCCACATGCCCTTCGGCTGCTTTcagtgtcagtttgtctctgGAAATGCAAAAGAGTTGAGAGACCACCTCTTGGAGCACAACCATTTCCCATCATGTGTTCAAG CCAAGGAGACCACGCCCACAACTGTTGGCACTTCTGGAAATTATCAGCCTCAGGTGTCCGACAGACcgaaaagaaaactgaattcCCACCGAGCCTGTGCATCATCTTCACCAGGAGATGGGTGCATGGAACAGCCTGAGAGGGATGGGCACAATAATAAAAGAGTTAGAAAGGCAGTGAAAAGAGACAATCCTCCAGCAGTAGACACGGCACCTTCGAAGTCCAAAG GGTACGTTGCAGAGGGTGCAGAGCATGTCTatcgcacacacacctgccccaCGTGTCGCCGCTGCTTCAAGATGCGGTCCCACCTGCAGGAGCACCTCCATTTACATTTCCCTGACCCCAGTCTCCAGTGTCCCACCTGCAAGCATAACTTCACCAGCAAAAGCAAGCTACGGATACACAGGCTGCGCGAGGCGGGTGAAAAGCTTCACTGCTGCCACCTGTGTGAATATTCTGCCGTGGAGCGGAATGCAATCCGTCGGCACCTCGTCAGCATGCATGCTGATGAGGCGCAAGATGGCATAAAGAGTCAAAGTTATCCTTGTCCCACCTGTGGTCAAAGCTTTCGCCAGAGCAGGTCACTTAAGGCGCACATGAAGATGCACAACATCCTAACAGCAAGCAAGCCAGTGGCCTGCTTCCAGGAGGCCTGTTGCTTCCAGAGTTCTTTGCGCAAAGAACTTCTCAGACACGCTGTTGAAGTCCATGGAGTCGAAGCAGTAGAATGTCGCCATCATGCCTGTGGTGCCATTTTTCATAAAGAGACGGACATGGAGAGTCATTATCGGACACACCTTGCCTACCACTGCTCACAGTGCGATTTCTCTTCCTCCAATAAAACTCTTTTCCTCCAGCACCAGCGGCACGGCCACCCAGGGACTGACCAGCTCTGCTGTAACTTTTGCTCTTTCGTCACATTCAACCCCGTTGAGTTCGAGAAGCACATTGGACATCTGCACGCCAACGAAAAGATCCATCGCTGTTCTCAGTGCAGTTATGTGACCTCGCATAAACGTGGCTTGAATAGACACATGCTGATGCACAGTG GTGAGAAGCCCCACAAGTGTAGCCTGTGTGATTTCAGGTGCCGAGACGAGTCCTACCTCTCCAGACATATGCTCACTCACTCCGACAACAAGAACTTTATGTGCGCTGAATGTGGATACGTCACTAAATGGAAGCACTATCTCAACGTCCATATGAGGAAACATGCGGGAGACCTCAG ATATCAATGTGATCAGTGCCCCTATCGTTGTCACCGCATGGACCAGCTGAATAGCCACAAACTCCGACATCAGGCTAAATCACTCATGTGCGAGATCTGTGCATATGCCTGCAAGCGCAAATATGAGCTTCGCAATCACATGTTAGCCAAACATGCTGGGGAGGAGAGACAGCCAGCTGTCCATAAGTGCAAGTACTGCACATACACTACCTGCTACCGACAAGCACTTCAGAATCATGAGAACTGCAAACATACCAGGCTGAAAGAGTTTTGCTGTGCCCTCTGTTTCTACTCTTCATTCAGCAGCATCAGCCTCTTCCTGCACAAGAGGAAAGCTCATGGGTATGTACCTGGGGACAAAGCATGGCTAGAGAACTATGCTgcaaaggagagggagaggaactCAACAGAGTGTGTGGAGGATTTTTACAATAAGCACTCAGCAGCTCGTGAGCAGTCTGAACAATACACTGAAAGACAGCGATCATCTCGGAGAGAACAGTCTGGGATCCCTGGTGCAAGCAAAGAAATGGTATCTGAATCAGAAGCTGTGGATAAAGTCAATGTTTTGGATGAATCTCCTAACGAGGTTGTGAATGAAGGTGTTTCAGACAGTCCAGAGGAGTATTGCACTCTGATATTAACTACACTGTCTACCACCGACTGTCAAACCTTCTCATTGCAAAATGTGGAGGAAAACTGTGCAAAAAACACTCCAAGGACGGCCACTTCTGATACGACTCAAGAAAAGGCAGACGTCTATACATCTACAAGTTCATCAGAGGAAGATAATGTTGCATTAAACCCCGAACAGTGCGAACCATGTGACTTAGATGACAGCTACCAGCCTCTGAATAATTCAACCGGTCAATCAGTCGAGCCTAGGAAGTGTCAAACTCCTGAGGTGGAGAGTGATGGTGAAACAATCAGTTCCGTTTTGCCTCCTTTGCAAAATCAGCCGTTTGACTCCGAGGTCCGACTGAAAGCAATGAAGAAGCACGACAAGGACCAGGCAGAAGCCATGGTTTTGGATGGACGGGTGCAGATGCTTGTGGTGCAGACTAAAGACGTTTACCGCTGTGACTTGTGCCCCTTTGTAACCTTTAAGGAGATGGCTTTGAAGCACCACAGCCAGACTCTTTGCCAtcgaaagattaaaaaacacacgTGCCAGGCCTGTGGTGCACAGTTCAAACAGAGGAGAGGCCTCAATAGTCACCTTGCGAAGAAGTGCCCGGCACTTCCGTGGAAAACAAGGACATTTGGAGGCATTTCAAAAATACgtccagctgcagaggagagctCTGATCTGGGGAAAGAGGGTTCAACAGTGCCAGAGGGAACAAATTCTGATCAGACAGAGCTGTCTCTGCAAAATTTAGTGTCCACAGATTCAAATGATCAGGAGATTCATCAGCAAGAAGAGGAAGTAGGTTCATCTCACTTAACAATCAGTGCAGGAAAACCGCGAAGCAAAACTCAGTTAAGTAAGCTTGTGAAAAAACAATTGGTTTCacgaaacaaagacaaaggtaTGTCACTGCAGAAAAAGTCCCTTTACATGAAAACAGATGGTAAATTTAAATGCAAGCTGTGCACTTTTTCTTCAGTCAGGCTTGCATCAGTTGAACGGCACCTCGCAACCTGCCAAAAAACATTCAGGAAAGTGGAGAGTCAGATCCTTTCAGAAGTGGATGGTGAGTGTGATAGTGAGTCGGTCACGAGTAAAGAGGACTTGGTGGATGGGTGCAATGCAAGAACTCAGAAGAAACTTAAGACTGTCTCTAATCCAAGCTGTGCATTGAAGTGCTGTCAGGAAACGGCAGACAGCCATGAAAAGAGAGGCTGCACAGCGCACAAACCTAAACCTTTGTATTGCCTGCACTGCACTTTCACCTGTAAGCAAAAACGGTGCATGGCACAACACGTTGCACTCAAACACGGAGGTGTACGGCCTCACAGTTGTCGATACTGTCCCTTTGCCACCACAAGGCGCTATCGCTTGGAAGAGCATGAGTCCCTTCACACAGGAATCGGCCGTCACACGTGCGATGTGTGCGCCAAGACCTTTGGGGGTGTCACAAAACTGCGTCAGCACAAGATGCGCATCCACGACAAACAGCCTACACACTTCTGCTCACTGTGTGACTTCAGTGGCTATACGCTCGATGACATCAGGCGACACAAACTCAGGTGCCACACAGGGGAGTTAAAGCATGCTTGTGCTGATTGTGACGCTTGCTTTAGCTCGGAAATTGCACTAAGAAACCACTGTAAACGTGTGCACCAGCACCAAGTCCAGTTCCTATGCGAGCTGTGTGACTACACGTGCAGCAGCAAGGTCATACTGAAGACACACCAACAAAGCAAACACCGTCAGGTGAAGTGCGCCACCTGCCACAAGGCTTTTTTGACTAAGGAAAACCTGGAGATTCACCTGAGAACCCACCTGGCACATCGGTGTCAGCTGTGCCCCTTTGCCACTAAAACAAGGCAGCTGTTAGCTCAGCACCTTGCGACTGAACACGATGACGGACCTGCGGAGGACAAGCCGCTCAGGTGCAGCACTTGTCAGTTTGCCTGTTGGCATCAGCTGGTGTTAGAGCAGCATCTCCGTTCACATGGAGGTAGGCGTCTGTACAAATGCAGGGACTGCGTGTATTCGACGCGGAACAAGCAGAAGATCACGTGGCACATTCGCATACACACCGGGGAGAAGCCCTACAGCTGTGAGCAGTGCAGCTACAACTGCACCGATCCCTCCAGGCTGAAG CTTCATATGAGGGTTCACCAAGAGGAGATGAAGTACCTTTGTCCAGAGTGTGGCTACAAATGCAAGTGGGCGACTCAGCTGAAGTATCATATGTCCAAGCACACAG GAGAGAAGCCATATGCCTGTGATGATTGTGACTACCGGACCAACAGAGCGGATGCCCTACGCACCCACCGGGACACGAAACACTGTGACATTCGCACTTACGTGTGTGAAAAATGCGGCAAAGCCTTCAAGACTAGTTTCATACTCAAGACCCACCAGCGGCAGCACAGTGACGATCGGCCATACACGTGCGGATTGTGCCACAAGGCCTTCCGGTGGCCGGCAGGCCTAAGGCATCACTACCTCTCTCACACCAAGCAGAAGCCTTTCGGCTGTCGCCACTGCGCCTACAGAGCGAAACAGAAGTTCCAAGTGGTCAAGCATTTGCAAAGACACCACCCGGAGATGTCAGTGCAGCAGGGAGTGGTGAGAGACTCGGAAGCCGTTAGCCTGACGCTGAAGAAGGCCCTGCAGGGGACACTGGACGACAGAGCAGCTggagtggaggaagagggaaaagccACTGCAGGAGCGGCAGTCGTGGCTGTAGAGGTCGTGAACACAGGGCGAGACAATGGGACATAA
- the znf142 gene encoding zinc finger protein 142 isoform X1 yields MICFTDTKRCGNACNTMKTDEPHCCEICGRSFTDRDVFVSHPCSKRQAAPSRERQPGSYKCSQCSETFSKPRALKHHFNVTHSGPNPEGLFPCTEPGCHFSSTDHHEYQAHLMSTHCLTLVPCTFRSCKVLLPTQSEMERHLCGHMPFGCFQCQFVSGNAKELRDHLLEHNHFPSCVQAKETTPTTVGTSGNYQPQVSDRPKRKLNSHRACASSSPGDGCMEQPERDGHNNKRVRKAVKRDNPPAVDTAPSKSKGYVAEGAEHVYRTHTCPTCRRCFKMRSHLQEHLHLHFPDPSLQCPTCKHNFTSKSKLRIHRLREAGEKLHCCHLCEYSAVERNAIRRHLVSMHADEAQDGIKSQSYPCPTCGQSFRQSRSLKAHMKMHNILTASKPVACFQEACCFQSSLRKELLRHAVEVHGVEAVECRHHACGAIFHKETDMESHYRTHLAYHCSQCDFSSSNKTLFLQHQRHGHPGTDQLCCNFCSFVTFNPVEFEKHIGHLHANEKIHRCSQCSYVTSHKRGLNRHMLMHSGEKPHKCSLCDFRCRDESYLSRHMLTHSDNKNFMCAECGYVTKWKHYLNVHMRKHAGDLRYQCDQCPYRCHRMDQLNSHKLRHQAKSLMCEICAYACKRKYELRNHMLAKHAGEERQPAVHKCKYCTYTTCYRQALQNHENCKHTRLKEFCCALCFYSSFSSISLFLHKRKAHGYVPGDKAWLENYAAKERERNSTECVEDFYNKHSAAREQSEQYTERQRSSRREQSGIPGASKEMVSESEAVDKVNVLDESPNEVVNEGVSDSPEEYCTLILTTLSTTDCQTFSLQNVEENCAKNTPRTATSDTTQEKADVYTSTSSSEEDNVALNPEQCEPCDLDDSYQPLNNSTGQSVEPRKCQTPEVESDGETISSVLPPLQNQPFDSEVRLKAMKKHDKDQAEAMVLDGRVQMLVVQTKDVYRCDLCPFVTFKEMALKHHSQTLCHRKIKKHTCQACGAQFKQRRGLNSHLAKKCPALPWKTRTFGGISKIRPAAEESSDLGKEGSTVPEGTNSDQTELSLQNLVSTDSNDQEIHQQEEEVGSSHLTISAGKPRSKTQLSKLVKKQLVSRNKDKGMSLQKKSLYMKTDGKFKCKLCTFSSVRLASVERHLATCQKTFRKVESQILSEVDGECDSESVTSKEDLVDGCNARTQKKLKTVSNPSCALKCCQETADSHEKRGCTAHKPKPLYCLHCTFTCKQKRCMAQHVALKHGGVRPHSCRYCPFATTRRYRLEEHESLHTGIGRHTCDVCAKTFGGVTKLRQHKMRIHDKQPTHFCSLCDFSGYTLDDIRRHKLRCHTGELKHACADCDACFSSEIALRNHCKRVHQHQVQFLCELCDYTCSSKVILKTHQQSKHRQVKCATCHKAFLTKENLEIHLRTHLAHRCQLCPFATKTRQLLAQHLATEHDDGPAEDKPLRCSTCQFACWHQLVLEQHLRSHGGRRLYKCRDCVYSTRNKQKITWHIRIHTGEKPYSCEQCSYNCTDPSRLKLHMRVHQEEMKYLCPECGYKCKWATQLKYHMSKHTGEKPYACDDCDYRTNRADALRTHRDTKHCDIRTYVCEKCGKAFKTSFILKTHQRQHSDDRPYTCGLCHKAFRWPAGLRHHYLSHTKQKPFGCRHCAYRAKQKFQVVKHLQRHHPEMSVQQGVVRDSEAVSLTLKKALQGTLDDRAAGVEEEGKATAGAAVVAVEVVNTGRDNGT; encoded by the exons ATGATCTGTTTCACAGATACAAAGCGCTGTGGAAACGCGTGCA acaCTATGAAGACAGATGAGCCTCATTGTTGTGAAATATGTGGACGGAGTTTCACAGACCgtgatgtttttgtgtctcacCCTTGTTCAAAAAGGCAGGCCGCTCCATCCCGTGAAAGACAACCAGGCAGCTACAAATGCTCTCAGTGCAGTGAGACCTTTTCCAAGCCGCGAGCTCTGAAACACCACTTCAATGTCACTCACAGTGGACCCAACCCTGAAGGCCTGTTCCCCTGCACAGAGCCAGGCTGCCACTTCAGCAGCACAGACCACCATGAATATCAAGCCCACTTGATGTCCACACACTGCCTCACTCTTGTTCCTTGCACCTTCCGGTCCTGCAAAGTGTTGCTGCCCACTcagagtgagatggagagacacTTGTGTGGCCACATGCCCTTCGGCTGCTTTcagtgtcagtttgtctctgGAAATGCAAAAGAGTTGAGAGACCACCTCTTGGAGCACAACCATTTCCCATCATGTGTTCAAG CCAAGGAGACCACGCCCACAACTGTTGGCACTTCTGGAAATTATCAGCCTCAGGTGTCCGACAGACcgaaaagaaaactgaattcCCACCGAGCCTGTGCATCATCTTCACCAGGAGATGGGTGCATGGAACAGCCTGAGAGGGATGGGCACAATAATAAAAGAGTTAGAAAGGCAGTGAAAAGAGACAATCCTCCAGCAGTAGACACGGCACCTTCGAAGTCCAAAG GGTACGTTGCAGAGGGTGCAGAGCATGTCTatcgcacacacacctgccccaCGTGTCGCCGCTGCTTCAAGATGCGGTCCCACCTGCAGGAGCACCTCCATTTACATTTCCCTGACCCCAGTCTCCAGTGTCCCACCTGCAAGCATAACTTCACCAGCAAAAGCAAGCTACGGATACACAGGCTGCGCGAGGCGGGTGAAAAGCTTCACTGCTGCCACCTGTGTGAATATTCTGCCGTGGAGCGGAATGCAATCCGTCGGCACCTCGTCAGCATGCATGCTGATGAGGCGCAAGATGGCATAAAGAGTCAAAGTTATCCTTGTCCCACCTGTGGTCAAAGCTTTCGCCAGAGCAGGTCACTTAAGGCGCACATGAAGATGCACAACATCCTAACAGCAAGCAAGCCAGTGGCCTGCTTCCAGGAGGCCTGTTGCTTCCAGAGTTCTTTGCGCAAAGAACTTCTCAGACACGCTGTTGAAGTCCATGGAGTCGAAGCAGTAGAATGTCGCCATCATGCCTGTGGTGCCATTTTTCATAAAGAGACGGACATGGAGAGTCATTATCGGACACACCTTGCCTACCACTGCTCACAGTGCGATTTCTCTTCCTCCAATAAAACTCTTTTCCTCCAGCACCAGCGGCACGGCCACCCAGGGACTGACCAGCTCTGCTGTAACTTTTGCTCTTTCGTCACATTCAACCCCGTTGAGTTCGAGAAGCACATTGGACATCTGCACGCCAACGAAAAGATCCATCGCTGTTCTCAGTGCAGTTATGTGACCTCGCATAAACGTGGCTTGAATAGACACATGCTGATGCACAGTG GTGAGAAGCCCCACAAGTGTAGCCTGTGTGATTTCAGGTGCCGAGACGAGTCCTACCTCTCCAGACATATGCTCACTCACTCCGACAACAAGAACTTTATGTGCGCTGAATGTGGATACGTCACTAAATGGAAGCACTATCTCAACGTCCATATGAGGAAACATGCGGGAGACCTCAG ATATCAATGTGATCAGTGCCCCTATCGTTGTCACCGCATGGACCAGCTGAATAGCCACAAACTCCGACATCAGGCTAAATCACTCATGTGCGAGATCTGTGCATATGCCTGCAAGCGCAAATATGAGCTTCGCAATCACATGTTAGCCAAACATGCTGGGGAGGAGAGACAGCCAGCTGTCCATAAGTGCAAGTACTGCACATACACTACCTGCTACCGACAAGCACTTCAGAATCATGAGAACTGCAAACATACCAGGCTGAAAGAGTTTTGCTGTGCCCTCTGTTTCTACTCTTCATTCAGCAGCATCAGCCTCTTCCTGCACAAGAGGAAAGCTCATGGGTATGTACCTGGGGACAAAGCATGGCTAGAGAACTATGCTgcaaaggagagggagaggaactCAACAGAGTGTGTGGAGGATTTTTACAATAAGCACTCAGCAGCTCGTGAGCAGTCTGAACAATACACTGAAAGACAGCGATCATCTCGGAGAGAACAGTCTGGGATCCCTGGTGCAAGCAAAGAAATGGTATCTGAATCAGAAGCTGTGGATAAAGTCAATGTTTTGGATGAATCTCCTAACGAGGTTGTGAATGAAGGTGTTTCAGACAGTCCAGAGGAGTATTGCACTCTGATATTAACTACACTGTCTACCACCGACTGTCAAACCTTCTCATTGCAAAATGTGGAGGAAAACTGTGCAAAAAACACTCCAAGGACGGCCACTTCTGATACGACTCAAGAAAAGGCAGACGTCTATACATCTACAAGTTCATCAGAGGAAGATAATGTTGCATTAAACCCCGAACAGTGCGAACCATGTGACTTAGATGACAGCTACCAGCCTCTGAATAATTCAACCGGTCAATCAGTCGAGCCTAGGAAGTGTCAAACTCCTGAGGTGGAGAGTGATGGTGAAACAATCAGTTCCGTTTTGCCTCCTTTGCAAAATCAGCCGTTTGACTCCGAGGTCCGACTGAAAGCAATGAAGAAGCACGACAAGGACCAGGCAGAAGCCATGGTTTTGGATGGACGGGTGCAGATGCTTGTGGTGCAGACTAAAGACGTTTACCGCTGTGACTTGTGCCCCTTTGTAACCTTTAAGGAGATGGCTTTGAAGCACCACAGCCAGACTCTTTGCCAtcgaaagattaaaaaacacacgTGCCAGGCCTGTGGTGCACAGTTCAAACAGAGGAGAGGCCTCAATAGTCACCTTGCGAAGAAGTGCCCGGCACTTCCGTGGAAAACAAGGACATTTGGAGGCATTTCAAAAATACgtccagctgcagaggagagctCTGATCTGGGGAAAGAGGGTTCAACAGTGCCAGAGGGAACAAATTCTGATCAGACAGAGCTGTCTCTGCAAAATTTAGTGTCCACAGATTCAAATGATCAGGAGATTCATCAGCAAGAAGAGGAAGTAGGTTCATCTCACTTAACAATCAGTGCAGGAAAACCGCGAAGCAAAACTCAGTTAAGTAAGCTTGTGAAAAAACAATTGGTTTCacgaaacaaagacaaaggtaTGTCACTGCAGAAAAAGTCCCTTTACATGAAAACAGATGGTAAATTTAAATGCAAGCTGTGCACTTTTTCTTCAGTCAGGCTTGCATCAGTTGAACGGCACCTCGCAACCTGCCAAAAAACATTCAGGAAAGTGGAGAGTCAGATCCTTTCAGAAGTGGATGGTGAGTGTGATAGTGAGTCGGTCACGAGTAAAGAGGACTTGGTGGATGGGTGCAATGCAAGAACTCAGAAGAAACTTAAGACTGTCTCTAATCCAAGCTGTGCATTGAAGTGCTGTCAGGAAACGGCAGACAGCCATGAAAAGAGAGGCTGCACAGCGCACAAACCTAAACCTTTGTATTGCCTGCACTGCACTTTCACCTGTAAGCAAAAACGGTGCATGGCACAACACGTTGCACTCAAACACGGAGGTGTACGGCCTCACAGTTGTCGATACTGTCCCTTTGCCACCACAAGGCGCTATCGCTTGGAAGAGCATGAGTCCCTTCACACAGGAATCGGCCGTCACACGTGCGATGTGTGCGCCAAGACCTTTGGGGGTGTCACAAAACTGCGTCAGCACAAGATGCGCATCCACGACAAACAGCCTACACACTTCTGCTCACTGTGTGACTTCAGTGGCTATACGCTCGATGACATCAGGCGACACAAACTCAGGTGCCACACAGGGGAGTTAAAGCATGCTTGTGCTGATTGTGACGCTTGCTTTAGCTCGGAAATTGCACTAAGAAACCACTGTAAACGTGTGCACCAGCACCAAGTCCAGTTCCTATGCGAGCTGTGTGACTACACGTGCAGCAGCAAGGTCATACTGAAGACACACCAACAAAGCAAACACCGTCAGGTGAAGTGCGCCACCTGCCACAAGGCTTTTTTGACTAAGGAAAACCTGGAGATTCACCTGAGAACCCACCTGGCACATCGGTGTCAGCTGTGCCCCTTTGCCACTAAAACAAGGCAGCTGTTAGCTCAGCACCTTGCGACTGAACACGATGACGGACCTGCGGAGGACAAGCCGCTCAGGTGCAGCACTTGTCAGTTTGCCTGTTGGCATCAGCTGGTGTTAGAGCAGCATCTCCGTTCACATGGAGGTAGGCGTCTGTACAAATGCAGGGACTGCGTGTATTCGACGCGGAACAAGCAGAAGATCACGTGGCACATTCGCATACACACCGGGGAGAAGCCCTACAGCTGTGAGCAGTGCAGCTACAACTGCACCGATCCCTCCAGGCTGAAG CTTCATATGAGGGTTCACCAAGAGGAGATGAAGTACCTTTGTCCAGAGTGTGGCTACAAATGCAAGTGGGCGACTCAGCTGAAGTATCATATGTCCAAGCACACAG GAGAGAAGCCATATGCCTGTGATGATTGTGACTACCGGACCAACAGAGCGGATGCCCTACGCACCCACCGGGACACGAAACACTGTGACATTCGCACTTACGTGTGTGAAAAATGCGGCAAAGCCTTCAAGACTAGTTTCATACTCAAGACCCACCAGCGGCAGCACAGTGACGATCGGCCATACACGTGCGGATTGTGCCACAAGGCCTTCCGGTGGCCGGCAGGCCTAAGGCATCACTACCTCTCTCACACCAAGCAGAAGCCTTTCGGCTGTCGCCACTGCGCCTACAGAGCGAAACAGAAGTTCCAAGTGGTCAAGCATTTGCAAAGACACCACCCGGAGATGTCAGTGCAGCAGGGAGTGGTGAGAGACTCGGAAGCCGTTAGCCTGACGCTGAAGAAGGCCCTGCAGGGGACACTGGACGACAGAGCAGCTggagtggaggaagagggaaaagccACTGCAGGAGCGGCAGTCGTGGCTGTAGAGGTCGTGAACACAGGGCGAGACAATGGGACATAA